The following are from one region of the Capsicum annuum cultivar UCD-10X-F1 chromosome 1, UCD10Xv1.1, whole genome shotgun sequence genome:
- the LOC107838830 gene encoding protein EMSY-LIKE 3 isoform X3: MDYEPYDSSGTDDDLPPPHQNRIPRGGGRMNGNGRSAVMASVPYQRIYGETDMEAQIHQLEQEAYSSVLRAFKAQADAISWEKESLITELRKELRLSNEEHRELLGRVNADDVIRRIREWRQSGAHQPSMLGTGQAIHDPLPSPSVSASRKKQKIAPSLPPQSFAGPSPAFHPPALAAANQPSSSAAKRGPMMGPKGKKSKSGQMMPSASSMKMQYPPSGPFGRGQLDNRVSESAKALSVDSLIGRKVRTRWPDDNNFYEAVITDYNKAEGRHALVYDMSTANETWEWVNLSEISPEDIQWEGEDPGISRHGNYGGSGRGVNRPVGRDSGPGVGRGRGLAKPQSRKGFPPSQNGGKKGSDDIQLLNTETLIKEVERVFGASHPNPTEVEKAKKVLKEHEEALLEAISRLGEVSDGESDEHFMQVTNRE, translated from the exons ATGGATTACGAACCGTATGATAGCAGTG GAACAGATGATGATCTCCCCCCACCACATCAAAATAGGATTCCGAGAGGTGGTGGCCGCatgaatggaaatgggagatcTGCTGTCATGGCTTCTGTACCCTACCAAAGGATTTATGGCGAAACTGACATGGAGGCCCAAATTCACCAGCTTGAGCAAGAAGCATACAGTTCGGTTCTAAGAGCCTTTAAAGCTCAAGCTGATGCCATTTCTTGG gAGAAAGAAAGTTTGATAACGGAGTTAAGGAAAGAGTTAAGATTGTCCAATGAAGAACATAGAGAACTTCTTGGTAGAGTTAATGCTGACGATGTCATCCGAAGAATAAG GGAGTGGAGGCAATCAGGAGCTCATCAACCTAGTATGCTTGGCACTGGTCAAGCTATTCATGACCCATTACCCAGTCCTTCTGTCTCAGCTTCACGGAAGAAACAGAAGATAGCTCCATCTTTACCACCACAGTCCTTTGCTGGACCATCTCCTGCTTTTCACCCTCCTGCTCTGGCTGCTGCAAATCAGCCATCTTCATCTGCTGCCAAGAGAGGGCCCATGATGGGGCCTAAGGGCAAAAAAAGTAAATCT GGCCAGATGATGCCTAGTGCATCTTCAATGAAAATGCAGTACCCGCCCTCCGGTCCATTTGGAAGAGGCCAACTCGATAATCGGGTTTCTGAATCTGCTAAAGCATTATCAGTTGATTCATTGATTGGAAGGAAAGTAAGAACTAGATGGCCtgatgacaataatttttatgagGCAGTCATTACTGACTATAACAAAGCTGAG GGGAGACATGCTCTTGTTTATGACATGAGTACTGCAAATGAGACTTGGGAATGGGTCAATCTTTCAGAG ATTTCTCCAGAAGATATTCAGTGGGAGGGAGAAGATCCAGGAATTTCTCGTCATGGAAATTATGGTGGATCAGGCCGTGGTGTGAATAGGCCTGTAGGGCGTGATAGTGGTCCAGGTGTAGGGAGGGGAAGGGGGTTGGCTAAACCTCAGTCCAGAAAAGGCTTTCCACCATCACAGAATGGAGGAAAGAAGGGATCTGATGATATCCAGTTACTTAACACAGAAACACTGATTAAAGAG GTGGAGAGGGTCTTTGGCGCTAGTCATCCAAATCCTACGGAGGTCGAGAAGGCAAAGAAAGTGCTAAAG GAGCATGAGGAAGCACTTCTGGAGGCCATCTCAAGGCTCGGAGAGGTCTCTGATGGCGAGAGTG ATGAACATTTCATGCAAGTAACGAACCGGGAATGA
- the LOC107838830 gene encoding protein EMSY-LIKE 3 isoform X1 — MDYEPYDSSGTDDDLPPPHQNRIPRGGGRMNGNGRSAVMASVPYQRIYGETDMEAQIHQLEQEAYSSVLRAFKAQADAISWEKESLITELRKELRLSNEEHRELLGRVNADDVIRRIREWRQSGAHQPSMLGTGQAIHDPLPSPSVSASRKKQKIAPSLPPQSFAGPSPAFHPPALAAANQPSSSAAKRGPMMGPKGKKSKSGQMMPSASSMKMQYPPSGPFGRGQLDNRVSESAKALSVDSLIGRKVRTRWPDDNNFYEAVITDYNKAEGRHALVYDMSTANETWEWVNLSEISPEDIQWEGEDPGISRHGNYGGSGRGVNRPVGRDSGPGVGRGRGLAKPQSRKGFPPSQNGGKKGSDDIQLLNTETLIKEVERVFGASHPNPTEVEKAKKVLKEHEEALLEAISRLGEVSDGESGLFQFEVKFNLSPEAQYLHPVFKDEAFLEKLSFKAVNEKRRHEHFMQVTNRE; from the exons ATGGATTACGAACCGTATGATAGCAGTG GAACAGATGATGATCTCCCCCCACCACATCAAAATAGGATTCCGAGAGGTGGTGGCCGCatgaatggaaatgggagatcTGCTGTCATGGCTTCTGTACCCTACCAAAGGATTTATGGCGAAACTGACATGGAGGCCCAAATTCACCAGCTTGAGCAAGAAGCATACAGTTCGGTTCTAAGAGCCTTTAAAGCTCAAGCTGATGCCATTTCTTGG gAGAAAGAAAGTTTGATAACGGAGTTAAGGAAAGAGTTAAGATTGTCCAATGAAGAACATAGAGAACTTCTTGGTAGAGTTAATGCTGACGATGTCATCCGAAGAATAAG GGAGTGGAGGCAATCAGGAGCTCATCAACCTAGTATGCTTGGCACTGGTCAAGCTATTCATGACCCATTACCCAGTCCTTCTGTCTCAGCTTCACGGAAGAAACAGAAGATAGCTCCATCTTTACCACCACAGTCCTTTGCTGGACCATCTCCTGCTTTTCACCCTCCTGCTCTGGCTGCTGCAAATCAGCCATCTTCATCTGCTGCCAAGAGAGGGCCCATGATGGGGCCTAAGGGCAAAAAAAGTAAATCT GGCCAGATGATGCCTAGTGCATCTTCAATGAAAATGCAGTACCCGCCCTCCGGTCCATTTGGAAGAGGCCAACTCGATAATCGGGTTTCTGAATCTGCTAAAGCATTATCAGTTGATTCATTGATTGGAAGGAAAGTAAGAACTAGATGGCCtgatgacaataatttttatgagGCAGTCATTACTGACTATAACAAAGCTGAG GGGAGACATGCTCTTGTTTATGACATGAGTACTGCAAATGAGACTTGGGAATGGGTCAATCTTTCAGAG ATTTCTCCAGAAGATATTCAGTGGGAGGGAGAAGATCCAGGAATTTCTCGTCATGGAAATTATGGTGGATCAGGCCGTGGTGTGAATAGGCCTGTAGGGCGTGATAGTGGTCCAGGTGTAGGGAGGGGAAGGGGGTTGGCTAAACCTCAGTCCAGAAAAGGCTTTCCACCATCACAGAATGGAGGAAAGAAGGGATCTGATGATATCCAGTTACTTAACACAGAAACACTGATTAAAGAG GTGGAGAGGGTCTTTGGCGCTAGTCATCCAAATCCTACGGAGGTCGAGAAGGCAAAGAAAGTGCTAAAG GAGCATGAGGAAGCACTTCTGGAGGCCATCTCAAGGCTCGGAGAGGTCTCTGATGGCGAGAGTG GATTATTTCAATTTGAGGTCAAGTTCAATTTATCTCCCGAAGCGCAATATTTACATCCCGTATTTAAAGACGAggcatttttggaaaaattatctTTCAAGGCAGTAAATGAAAAAAGAAGGC ATGAACATTTCATGCAAGTAACGAACCGGGAATGA
- the LOC107838830 gene encoding protein EMSY-LIKE 3 isoform X2, which produces MDYEPYDSSGTDDDLPPPHQNRIPRGGGRMNGNGRSAVMASVPYQRIYGETDMEAQIHQLEQEAYSSVLRAFKAQADAISWEKESLITELRKELRLSNEEHRELLGRVNADDVIRRIREWRQSGAHQPSMLGTGQAIHDPLPSPSVSASRKKQKIAPSLPPQSFAGPSPAFHPPALAAANQPSSSAAKRGPMMGPKGKKSKSGQMMPSASSMKMQYPPSGPFGRGQLDNRVSESAKALSVDSLIGRKVRTRWPDDNNFYEAVITDYNKAEGRHALVYDMSTANETWEWVNLSEISPEDIQWEGEDPGISRHGNYGGSGRGVNRPVGRDSGPGVGRGRGLAKPQSRKGFPPSQNGGKKGSDDIQLLNTETLIKEVERVFGASHPNPTEVEKAKKVLKEHEEALLEAISRLGEVSDGESGLFQFEMNISCK; this is translated from the exons ATGGATTACGAACCGTATGATAGCAGTG GAACAGATGATGATCTCCCCCCACCACATCAAAATAGGATTCCGAGAGGTGGTGGCCGCatgaatggaaatgggagatcTGCTGTCATGGCTTCTGTACCCTACCAAAGGATTTATGGCGAAACTGACATGGAGGCCCAAATTCACCAGCTTGAGCAAGAAGCATACAGTTCGGTTCTAAGAGCCTTTAAAGCTCAAGCTGATGCCATTTCTTGG gAGAAAGAAAGTTTGATAACGGAGTTAAGGAAAGAGTTAAGATTGTCCAATGAAGAACATAGAGAACTTCTTGGTAGAGTTAATGCTGACGATGTCATCCGAAGAATAAG GGAGTGGAGGCAATCAGGAGCTCATCAACCTAGTATGCTTGGCACTGGTCAAGCTATTCATGACCCATTACCCAGTCCTTCTGTCTCAGCTTCACGGAAGAAACAGAAGATAGCTCCATCTTTACCACCACAGTCCTTTGCTGGACCATCTCCTGCTTTTCACCCTCCTGCTCTGGCTGCTGCAAATCAGCCATCTTCATCTGCTGCCAAGAGAGGGCCCATGATGGGGCCTAAGGGCAAAAAAAGTAAATCT GGCCAGATGATGCCTAGTGCATCTTCAATGAAAATGCAGTACCCGCCCTCCGGTCCATTTGGAAGAGGCCAACTCGATAATCGGGTTTCTGAATCTGCTAAAGCATTATCAGTTGATTCATTGATTGGAAGGAAAGTAAGAACTAGATGGCCtgatgacaataatttttatgagGCAGTCATTACTGACTATAACAAAGCTGAG GGGAGACATGCTCTTGTTTATGACATGAGTACTGCAAATGAGACTTGGGAATGGGTCAATCTTTCAGAG ATTTCTCCAGAAGATATTCAGTGGGAGGGAGAAGATCCAGGAATTTCTCGTCATGGAAATTATGGTGGATCAGGCCGTGGTGTGAATAGGCCTGTAGGGCGTGATAGTGGTCCAGGTGTAGGGAGGGGAAGGGGGTTGGCTAAACCTCAGTCCAGAAAAGGCTTTCCACCATCACAGAATGGAGGAAAGAAGGGATCTGATGATATCCAGTTACTTAACACAGAAACACTGATTAAAGAG GTGGAGAGGGTCTTTGGCGCTAGTCATCCAAATCCTACGGAGGTCGAGAAGGCAAAGAAAGTGCTAAAG GAGCATGAGGAAGCACTTCTGGAGGCCATCTCAAGGCTCGGAGAGGTCTCTGATGGCGAGAGTG GATTATTTCAATTTGAG ATGAACATTTCATGCAAGTAA
- the LOC124898127 gene encoding uncharacterized protein LOC124898127, with product MTNNTTTSSSDGFTPFSIDPSHPFYIHPSNNPNTPLVSPSFDRNDFVAWRRNMPALSQKQARHNHWEESPTTRKFPMGTDFNERFGQSNGFKYIQIHREISSTTQGSSNIATYFTKLWSLWDELYTSYVGPNFTCGALSKLLEEQQLFQFLSGLNKCYSSCKTNILMMSPLPCKAYSKLQYDEHQKEHSPHIPSFSNDFASFLSSTSFSNSYRKNIHAGSNLRIPFDSRRRHTDYNQRIQFESRKGNYAVNTIDRCKYYKRPGHVINDCHRIHGFPADFKFTKNKKASTSCVQNAKSASESGSLSSIPAGFNNDQYQHY from the exons ATGACGAATAATACCACTACTTCTTCCTCTGATGGATTCACACCTTTCTCCATCGACCCTTCTCACCCGTTTTATATTCACCCATCCAATAATCCTAACACTCCTCTAGTTTCTCCTTCCTTTGACAGAAACGATTTCGTTGCCTGGAGGAGGAACATGCCTGCCCTCAGCCAAAAACAAGCTCGGCATAATCACTGGGAGGAATCCCCAACCACCAGAAAATTTCCCATGGGAACG GATTTCAATGAACGTTTTGGACAATCAAATGGTTTCAAATACATTCAAATCCATCGAGAAATTAGTTCTACCACGCAGGGTTCCTCAAATATAGCAACTTATTTCACAAAGTTATGGAGTTTATGGGATGAACTTTATACATCTTATGTAGGGCCCAACTTCACATGTGGTGCTTTATCAAAATTGCTGGAAGAGCAACAACTATTTCAGTTCCTAAGTGGTTTAAATAAATGTTACTCATCTTGCAAAACCAACATCTTGATGATGTCTCCTTTGCCCTGTAAGGCATATTCCAAGTTGCAATATGATGAACATCAAAAGGAACATTCACCACACATTCCTagtttttcaaatgattttgctTCTTTCCTATCATCCACTAGCTTTTCTAATTCTTATAGGAAAAATATTCACGCTGGTTCCAATCTTAGAATTCCCTTTGACTCAAGAAGAAGGCACACTGATTATAATCAGAGGATCCAGTTTGAGTCCAGAAAAGGGAATTATGCTGTTAATACTATTGACCGCTGCAAATACTACAAAAGACCTGGTCATGTTATTAATGATTGTCATAGAATTCATGGGTTCCCAGCAGATTTTAAATTTACTAAGAACAAGAAAGCTTCAACATCCTGTGTGCAGAATGCAAAATCTGCATCTGAATCTGGTTCTTTATCATCTATTCCTGCTGGTTTTAACAATGACCAATATCAACACTATTAA